A DNA window from Micromonospora sp. NBC_01739 contains the following coding sequences:
- a CDS encoding right-handed parallel beta-helix repeat-containing protein, translating into MGQQGRAVAVRQHPAPVAGAPLWCDARDYGLQGDGTTNDQPALAALVDRLGEGYAADGRARVIYCPPGIYSIRDAGTVWRSGVSLVGAGSGATRFLLSNEGNRAEPTPLAYWTTLQHGADRDRHIADCTFADFEIDGSGVAMTQYNYLAKGLGLQYVVRGVFRNLYIHHTGATGLGCDFLQDCLIDGVVVVGCGRLDNGEQMGGAGIGVGIGGWGDVERCTISNCTTLGNGTNGIFLELQKPYWTPPRGYRIVACHSQANRFGISDWGADGLIVTACTITGNLEAGFDVSANGTAGIAGRGGILANCVIDRNVGDGISMGNTPGPYTIQGNRISGNGRHGYHQHDLGTGYEGPALDIVIDGNQFWDNGLDGIRIDRPMVDTVVVNNRIRNNGRQCAPAAAGSGESVHYARRAVTDRSAHWPIDGHRGKVLRVGTRYAVVVANTDTDLALADLRPDAENAWNEDVPPPGAAYELPGPAPVRAGITVNSELRSSSVRGNRIWDNREDPTQSYAMWITPRGRCVSCRVEDNDLAGNADGPLRLDNSPEGGRWDRNHVEVD; encoded by the coding sequence GTGGGGCAGCAGGGCCGAGCCGTCGCCGTACGTCAGCACCCGGCCCCGGTGGCCGGGGCGCCGCTGTGGTGCGACGCACGGGACTACGGACTACAGGGCGACGGTACGACGAACGACCAGCCCGCGTTGGCGGCCCTGGTGGACCGCCTCGGCGAGGGGTACGCCGCCGACGGGCGGGCCCGGGTCATCTACTGCCCGCCCGGGATCTACTCGATCCGGGACGCCGGCACGGTCTGGCGCAGCGGGGTGTCCCTGGTCGGTGCCGGTTCGGGCGCGACCCGGTTCCTGCTCAGCAACGAGGGCAACCGCGCCGAGCCGACCCCCTTGGCGTACTGGACCACCCTCCAGCACGGCGCGGACCGCGACCGGCACATCGCGGACTGCACCTTCGCCGACTTCGAGATCGACGGCTCCGGCGTGGCCATGACCCAGTACAACTACCTGGCCAAGGGCCTGGGGTTGCAGTACGTCGTGCGCGGGGTGTTCCGCAACCTGTACATCCACCACACCGGCGCCACCGGGCTGGGTTGCGACTTCCTCCAGGACTGCCTGATCGACGGGGTGGTCGTGGTGGGCTGCGGCCGACTGGACAACGGCGAGCAGATGGGCGGCGCGGGGATCGGCGTCGGCATCGGCGGGTGGGGTGATGTGGAACGCTGCACCATCTCCAACTGCACGACCCTCGGCAACGGCACCAACGGCATCTTCCTGGAGTTGCAGAAGCCGTACTGGACCCCGCCGCGTGGGTACCGCATCGTCGCCTGCCACAGCCAGGCCAACCGGTTCGGCATCTCCGACTGGGGCGCCGACGGACTGATCGTGACCGCCTGCACCATCACCGGCAACCTGGAGGCCGGCTTCGACGTCTCCGCCAACGGCACCGCCGGCATCGCCGGTCGCGGCGGCATCCTGGCCAACTGTGTCATCGACCGCAACGTCGGTGACGGGATCAGCATGGGGAACACCCCCGGCCCGTACACCATCCAGGGCAACCGGATCAGCGGCAACGGGCGCCACGGCTATCACCAGCACGACCTCGGCACGGGCTACGAGGGCCCGGCCCTGGACATCGTCATCGACGGCAACCAGTTCTGGGACAACGGGCTGGACGGGATCCGGATCGACCGGCCGATGGTCGACACGGTGGTGGTGAACAACCGGATCCGCAACAACGGGCGGCAGTGCGCCCCGGCGGCTGCCGGGTCCGGGGAATCGGTGCACTACGCCCGCCGTGCCGTGACGGACCGGTCGGCGCACTGGCCGATCGACGGCCACCGGGGCAAGGTGCTGCGGGTCGGCACCCGGTACGCGGTCGTGGTCGCCAACACCGACACCGATCTGGCCCTGGCCGACCTGCGGCCGGACGCCGAGAACGCCTGGAACGAGGACGTGCCGCCGCCCGGTGCGGCCTACGAACTGCCCGGCCCGGCCCCGGTACGCGCCGGCATCACGGTTAACTCCGAACTGCGTTCGTCCAGCGTGCGCGGCAACCGGATCTGGGACAACCGCGAGGACCCCACCCAGAGCTACGCCATGTGGATCACCCCGCGGGGCCGCTGCGTGTCCTGCCGGGTCGAGGACAACGACCTGGCCGGCAACGCCGATGGGCCGCTACGGCTGGACAACTCTCCGGAGGGCGGTCGCTGGGACCGCAACCACGTCGAAGTGGACTGA
- a CDS encoding aconitate hydratase produces the protein MKEYDVASLDTFGAKTQLRVGDASYEIFKISQVEGHERLPYSLKILLENLLRTEDGANITAEHIRQLGSWDPTADPNVEIQFTPARVLMQDFTGVPCVVDLATMREAVRDLGGDPTKVNPLAPAELVIDHSVIADLFGREDAFERNVELEYARNKERYQFLRWGQTAFNEFKVVPPGTGIVHQVNIEYLARTVMERGGQAYPDTVVGTDSHTTMVNGLGVLGWGVGGIEAEAAMLGQPVSMLIPRVVGFKLSGEMPAGTTATDLVLTITEMLRKHGVVGKFVEFYGPGVSAVPLANRATIGNMSPEYGSTVAIFPIDAETVRYLELTGRDPQQVALVEAYAKEQGLWHDPAAEPEYSERLELDLSTIEPSLAGPKRPQDRVPLGSAKTLFRAALTDYVAADETGGEPGRKPGVPPQEKAFGTAGPADEASAESFPASDSPANDVNDPADAPRDLVTAAVGSGGRASNPIRVTGTDGNTYELDHGAVVIAAITSCTNTSNPQVMIGAALLARNAVDKGLNRKPWVKTTLAPGSKVVMDYYERAGLTPYLEKLGFHLVGYGCTTCIGNSGPLPEEISAAVNEADLAVVSVLSGNRNFEGRINPDVKMNYLASPPLVVAYALAGTMDIDLANEPIGEDSEGNPVFLRDIWPSTAEIQEVIASAIGATGFSAAYADVFAGDERWQSLPTPTGDTFAWDGDSTYVRKPPYFEGMAQQPTPVTDIAGARVLAKLGDSVTTDHISPAGSIKADSPAGEYLAAHGVPRHEFNSYGSRRGNHEVMIRGTFANIRLRNQLRIPGAGPDAGAPLPEGGFTVNHLTGEQTSIYDASMAYQAAEVPLVILAGKEYGSGSSRDWAAKGTMLLGVKAVIAESYERIHRSNLIGMGVLPLQFPAGENADSLGLTGTETFTITGVTDLNEGSTPRTVKVTTDSGVEFDAVVRIDTPGEADYYRHGGILQYVLRRMIAS, from the coding sequence GTGAAGGAGTACGACGTGGCGAGCCTCGACACCTTCGGTGCGAAGACCCAGCTACGCGTCGGAGACGCGAGCTACGAGATTTTCAAGATCAGTCAGGTGGAGGGGCACGAACGGCTCCCCTACAGCCTGAAGATCCTGCTGGAGAACCTGCTGCGGACCGAGGACGGCGCGAACATCACCGCCGAGCACATCCGCCAACTCGGCTCCTGGGACCCGACCGCGGACCCGAACGTCGAGATCCAGTTCACCCCGGCCCGGGTGCTGATGCAGGACTTCACCGGCGTACCGTGCGTGGTCGACCTGGCCACCATGCGTGAGGCCGTCCGCGACCTGGGCGGCGACCCCACCAAGGTGAACCCCCTGGCCCCCGCCGAGCTGGTCATCGACCACTCCGTCATCGCCGACCTGTTCGGCCGTGAGGACGCCTTCGAGCGCAATGTCGAGCTGGAGTACGCCCGCAACAAGGAGCGCTACCAGTTCCTGCGCTGGGGCCAGACCGCCTTCAACGAGTTCAAGGTGGTCCCGCCCGGCACCGGCATCGTGCACCAGGTCAACATCGAGTACCTGGCCCGTACGGTGATGGAGCGGGGCGGTCAGGCCTACCCGGACACCGTGGTCGGCACGGACTCGCACACCACGATGGTCAACGGCCTGGGGGTGCTGGGCTGGGGCGTCGGCGGCATCGAGGCCGAGGCCGCCATGCTGGGCCAGCCGGTCAGCATGCTGATCCCCCGGGTGGTCGGCTTCAAGCTCTCCGGTGAGATGCCGGCCGGCACCACCGCCACCGACCTGGTGCTCACCATCACCGAGATGCTGCGCAAGCACGGGGTGGTCGGCAAGTTCGTCGAGTTCTACGGGCCGGGCGTGAGCGCGGTGCCGCTGGCCAACCGGGCCACCATCGGCAACATGTCCCCGGAGTACGGCTCCACGGTCGCGATCTTCCCGATCGACGCCGAGACCGTCCGCTACCTGGAGCTGACCGGCCGCGATCCGCAGCAGGTCGCCCTGGTCGAGGCGTACGCCAAGGAGCAGGGCCTCTGGCACGACCCGGCGGCCGAGCCGGAGTACTCCGAGCGCCTGGAGCTCGACCTGAGCACCATCGAGCCTTCCCTCGCCGGGCCGAAGCGCCCCCAGGACCGGGTGCCGCTGGGCAGCGCCAAGACCCTGTTCCGCGCGGCGCTCACCGACTACGTGGCCGCCGACGAGACCGGCGGCGAGCCGGGCCGCAAGCCCGGCGTGCCCCCGCAGGAGAAGGCCTTCGGCACCGCCGGCCCGGCCGACGAGGCCAGCGCCGAGTCCTTCCCGGCCAGCGACTCCCCCGCCAACGACGTCAACGACCCGGCCGACGCCCCGCGTGACCTGGTCACCGCCGCGGTCGGCTCGGGTGGGCGGGCCAGCAACCCGATCCGGGTCACCGGCACCGACGGCAACACCTACGAGCTGGACCACGGCGCGGTGGTGATCGCGGCCATCACCTCCTGCACCAACACCTCCAACCCGCAGGTCATGATCGGCGCGGCGCTGCTGGCCCGCAACGCGGTGGACAAGGGCCTGAACCGCAAGCCGTGGGTAAAGACCACCCTGGCGCCGGGCTCCAAGGTGGTCATGGACTACTACGAGCGGGCCGGTCTCACCCCGTACCTGGAGAAGCTCGGCTTCCATCTGGTCGGCTACGGCTGCACCACCTGCATCGGCAACTCCGGCCCGCTGCCGGAGGAGATCTCCGCCGCGGTTAACGAGGCCGACCTGGCGGTCGTCTCGGTGCTCTCCGGCAACCGGAACTTCGAGGGCCGGATCAACCCGGACGTCAAGATGAACTACCTGGCCTCCCCGCCGCTGGTGGTGGCGTACGCGCTGGCCGGCACGATGGACATCGACCTGGCCAACGAGCCGATCGGTGAGGACAGCGAGGGCAACCCGGTCTTCCTGCGCGACATCTGGCCGAGCACCGCCGAGATCCAGGAGGTCATCGCCTCGGCGATCGGCGCTACCGGGTTCAGCGCCGCGTACGCCGACGTCTTCGCCGGTGACGAGCGCTGGCAGTCGCTGCCCACCCCGACCGGTGACACCTTCGCCTGGGACGGTGACTCCACCTACGTGCGCAAGCCCCCGTACTTCGAGGGCATGGCCCAGCAGCCGACCCCGGTGACCGACATCGCCGGTGCCCGGGTGCTGGCCAAGCTGGGCGACTCGGTGACCACCGACCACATCTCCCCGGCCGGCTCGATCAAGGCCGACTCCCCGGCCGGCGAGTACCTCGCCGCGCACGGGGTGCCGCGCCACGAGTTCAACTCGTACGGCTCGCGTCGGGGCAACCACGAGGTGATGATCCGGGGCACCTTCGCCAACATCCGGCTGCGTAATCAACTGCGGATCCCGGGCGCTGGGCCGGATGCGGGAGCTCCGCTCCCTGAGGGCGGCTTCACGGTCAACCACCTGACCGGCGAGCAGACCTCCATCTACGACGCCTCGATGGCCTACCAGGCCGCCGAGGTGCCGCTGGTCATCCTGGCCGGCAAGGAGTACGGTTCCGGCTCCTCGCGGGACTGGGCGGCCAAGGGCACCATGCTGCTCGGGGTCAAGGCGGTCATCGCCGAGTCCTACGAGCGGATCCACCGCTCCAACCTGATCGGCATGGGGGTGCTGCCGTTGCAGTTCCCGGCCGGTGAGAACGCCGACTCGCTGGGGCTGACCGGCACGGAGACCTTCACCATCACCGGGGTGACCGACCTCAACGAGGGCTCGACCCCCCGTACGGTCAAGGTCACCACCGACAGCGGGGTGGAGTTCGACGCCGTGGTGCGGATCGACACCCCCGGTGAGGCGGACTACTACCGCCACGGCGGCATCCTGCAGTACGTGCTGCGTCGGATGATCGCCAGCTGA